From Elaeis guineensis isolate ETL-2024a chromosome 16, EG11, whole genome shotgun sequence, a single genomic window includes:
- the LOC105059185 gene encoding protein PROTON GRADIENT REGULATION 5, chloroplastic, which produces MFLIKISIVWLVSCLQTKGSPCVLLSTTSSPPSLASLLPSNLHCSPHFMAASISLPSTFHGSWATSLAGEDRVMLTKSVPTCVHVGRPLRSRPRMGNINEGKGLFAPLVVLTRNIIGRKRFNQLRGKAIALHSQVITEFCKTIGADNKQRQGLIRLAKKNGEKLGFLA; this is translated from the exons ATGTTTCTTATCAAG ATTTCCATTGTGTGGCTCGTATCATGTCTCCAAACCAAAGGCTCTCCCTGCGTCCTACTTTCCACCACTTCTTCTCCACCCTCCCTTGCATCTCTTCTTCCATCAAACCTGCACTGCTCTCCCCACTTCATGGCTGCCTCCATCTCCCTGCCCTCCACCTTCCATGGAAGCTGGGCAACTTCGCTTGCCGGTGAAGACAGAGTAATGCTGACCAAGTCGGTCCCGACGTGTGTTCACGTTGGCAGGCCTCTGAGGTCTCGGCCGAGGATGGGGAACATAAATGAAGGCAAAGGACTCTTTGCACCGTTGGTCGTTCTCACCCGCAACATCATTGGCAGGAAGCGATTCAATCAGCTGAGAGGCAAGGCCATAGCTCTCCATTCACAG GTGATCACAGAGTTCTGCAAGACTATAGGTGCTGATAATAAACAGAGGCAAGGGTTGATCCGCTTGGCCAAGAAGAATGGAGAAAAGCTTGGTTTTCTTGCGTAA